One genomic segment of Ictalurus punctatus breed USDA103 chromosome 12, Coco_2.0, whole genome shotgun sequence includes these proteins:
- the LOC128634272 gene encoding uncharacterized protein LOC128634272 produces the protein MADHVLLKPESINTYSQVLLTSKSADTTDQALLTSKSADTTDQALLMSKSADTTDQALLTSKSADMANQVLFTPESAETDDQVLLTPQSADTDSQVLLTPESAETDGQVLLTPESADTDSQVLLTPESADTDGQVLLTPESAETNNQALLMFPSDDLTHQVMLTPESEKLFDQVLLTSEFAETNNQALLMSTSDDLTNQVMFMPKSSDGDNQALLTSQSADMTNQVQDVTLLSCSAEDVTPLSCSAGNFTPLSCSTADVPLFPCTAAYVALLSCTAAYVALFPCSTEDVALPSCSAEDVALPSCSAEDVDLLSCSAEDVTMTSCTAEDIALLPCSAEDVAPLPCSAEDVALLSCSAVYVALLFCFAKNAVRSPGSAWDILPRGPGLPMEMDVSWHSGRSVLKSM, from the coding sequence atggctgaccacgttctgctcaagcccgagtctattAACACATACAGCCAAGTCCTGCTCACGTCCAAGTCAGCCGACACGACCGACCAAGCCCTGCTCACGTCCAAGTCAGCCGACACAACTGACCAAGCCCTGCTCATGTCCAAGTCAGCTGACACGACCGACCAAGCCCTGCTCACGTCCAAGTCAGCcgacatggccaaccaagttctgttcacgcccGAGTCCGCCGAAACtgacgaccaagttctgctcacgccccagtcagCCGACActgacagccaagttctgctcacgcccgagtccgcCGAAACTGAtggccaagttctgctcacgcccgagtccgcCGACACTGACAgtcaagttctgctcacgcccgagtccgcCGACACTGAcggccaagttctgctcacgcccgagtccgccgaaacaaacaaccaagctctgctcatgttccCGTCTGATGACCTGACccaccaagttatgctcacgccagagtcagAAAAACTGttcgaccaagttctgctcacgtctgagtttgctgaaacaaacaaccaagctctgctcatgtctACGTCTGATGACctaaccaaccaagttatgttcATGCCCAAGTCATCTGATggggacaaccaagctctgctcacttcccagtctgctgacatgaccaaccaagttcaggacgtcactctgctttcctgctcagccgaggacgtcactccaCTTTCGTGTTCTGCTGGGAACTTCACTCCGCTTTCCTGTTCCACCGCAGACGTCCCTCTGTTTCCCTGTACTGCCGCgtatgtcgctctgctttcctgcactgctgcgtacgtcgctctgtttccctgctccaccgaggacgttgctctgccttcctgttcagccgaggatgtcgctctgccttcctgttcagccgaggatgtCGATCTGCTTTCATGttctgccgaggacgtcactaTGACTTCATGCAccgccgaggacatcgctctgcttccctgctccgccgaggatgtcgctccgcttccctgctccgctgaggacgtcgctctgctttcctgctctgccgtgtacgtcgctctgcttttttgtttcgcCAAGAATGCCGTGCGgtctcctggctctgcttgggacattctgcccagggggccggggctgccaatggagatggatgtttcatggcactcTGGGAGGAGCGTGCTGAAGAGCATGTGA